The Cystobacter fuscus DSM 2262 genome includes a window with the following:
- a CDS encoding DUF4153 domain-containing protein → MSIPATGLSLPVVSPPSPQAVPRLRRPRATLLAALGLGVCAEVLFDGPALGLSFPLFALLLLGALLALGGREGWQRARPNAWLLVPWLFFSGMVFVRASPLLTSLNVLASGLLLLLLVHFWAAGRVERLGLGDYVSTVLGGAWQAMFLPPAVVRSEVERIPLRGQLPKLLPVARGALLSLPILILFTALLSSADEVFSVAVDRGFSFVWNVFSVDTLARGVFAAGSAFGVLGLLAHALRRRREREAGVLEAAPAVGRLGFIESLTLLGAVDVLFLAFVSLQLAFMWGGARLPSGLTYSEYARRGFFELLAVSVMTLGLSLVLERWTRLNGAGQVTAFRAACSAMVGLVLVLLASAVQRMALYESAYGYTHLRVYTHVFMLALAGVLVWRVVTLWWRPERFAMGAFAGALVGLAALNVLNPDAFIARANLARSTEGTSWDASYLAWSLSEDAAPEMAAHLAQVPDSVFSPELHGMFCRFPERDQGGWPAFHLARHRAAALTPPGSCPER, encoded by the coding sequence ATGTCGATCCCCGCCACCGGACTGTCGCTGCCCGTCGTGTCTCCACCCTCGCCCCAGGCCGTTCCCCGTCTGCGGCGGCCGCGAGCGACCCTGCTCGCCGCGCTCGGCCTGGGGGTCTGTGCCGAGGTGCTCTTCGATGGACCCGCACTGGGTCTGTCCTTCCCCTTGTTCGCGCTGCTGCTGCTGGGGGCGCTCCTCGCACTGGGCGGTCGCGAGGGCTGGCAGCGGGCACGCCCCAACGCCTGGCTGCTCGTGCCCTGGCTGTTCTTCTCCGGGATGGTGTTCGTGCGCGCGAGCCCCCTGCTCACGTCGCTCAACGTCCTGGCCTCGGGCCTGCTGTTGCTGTTGCTGGTGCACTTCTGGGCGGCGGGCCGCGTGGAGCGGCTCGGGCTGGGCGACTATGTCTCCACCGTGCTGGGCGGCGCGTGGCAGGCCATGTTCCTTCCTCCGGCGGTGGTGCGCTCGGAGGTGGAGCGCATTCCGCTGCGCGGCCAGCTCCCGAAGTTGTTGCCGGTGGCGCGGGGCGCCCTGCTGTCCCTGCCGATCCTGATTCTCTTCACCGCGCTGCTCTCCTCGGCGGACGAGGTCTTCTCGGTGGCGGTGGATCGGGGGTTTTCCTTCGTGTGGAACGTGTTCTCGGTGGACACGCTGGCGCGAGGGGTGTTCGCCGCGGGCAGTGCCTTCGGGGTGCTGGGTCTGCTCGCGCATGCGCTGCGGCGGCGGCGGGAGCGGGAGGCGGGGGTGCTCGAGGCGGCTCCGGCCGTGGGTCGTCTGGGCTTCATCGAGAGCCTCACGCTCCTGGGCGCGGTGGACGTGCTCTTCCTGGCCTTTGTCTCCCTGCAACTCGCCTTCATGTGGGGCGGGGCGCGGCTGCCCTCGGGACTCACCTATTCCGAGTACGCCCGGCGAGGCTTCTTCGAGCTGCTCGCGGTGTCGGTGATGACGCTGGGGCTGAGCCTGGTGCTGGAGCGCTGGACGCGGCTGAACGGGGCGGGGCAGGTCACCGCCTTCCGGGCGGCGTGCTCGGCGATGGTGGGGCTGGTGCTGGTGCTGCTCGCCTCGGCGGTCCAGCGCATGGCGCTCTACGAGTCCGCCTATGGCTACACGCACCTGCGCGTGTACACGCACGTCTTCATGCTGGCGCTGGCGGGGGTGCTCGTCTGGCGCGTGGTGACGCTGTGGTGGCGGCCGGAGCGCTTCGCCATGGGCGCCTTCGCGGGGGCACTCGTCGGCCTCGCGGCGCTCAACGTGCTCAACCCGGATGCCTTCATCGCGCGGGCCAACCTGGCGCGCTCCACCGAGGGCACGTCCTGGGATGCGTCATACCTGGCCTGGTCACTCTCCGAGGACGCCGCGCCCGAGATGGCCGCGCACCTGGCCCAGGTTCCCGACAGCGTCTTCTCGCCGGAGCTTCACGGGATGTTCTGCCGCTTTCCCGAGCGGGACCAGGGGGGCTGGCCCGCCTTCCATCTCGCGCGCCACCGGGCCGCGGCGCTCACGCCCCCAGGCTCGTGCCCGGAGCGTTGA
- a CDS encoding pirin family protein — translation MTMTRRRFLVDSMLATVAVAAGCRSGSESRAPAFIATSDRSVLQTLEGMPTSDGAGVRLTRVIGQPALRHLDPFLMLDRFHSDEPGAYLAGFPDHPHRGFETVTVMLEGRMRHRDSRGNSGLILGAGSQWMTAGRGIIHSEMPEQDRGLMSGFQLWLNLPAKEKLCPPYYQDLVPERLSEAKLSAAGSHVRLIAGGVSGLVGPVRERPTEPILFTLRLEDDQPFEVELPPEHTAFAFVHEGEVHLGPEGKPKTVRAGQLALLGSGKRLRLRATNQRSAVLVAAGRPLREPIVQHGPFVMNTREEIRQAIEDYQNGVLDKA, via the coding sequence ATGACGATGACGCGCCGACGGTTCCTCGTCGACTCGATGCTGGCCACGGTGGCCGTGGCGGCGGGATGCCGTTCTGGAAGTGAGTCGCGCGCTCCCGCGTTCATCGCCACGTCGGACCGGAGCGTGCTCCAGACGTTGGAAGGCATGCCCACGAGTGACGGCGCGGGCGTGCGGTTGACCCGCGTCATCGGCCAGCCCGCGCTGCGCCACCTCGATCCGTTCCTGATGCTGGATCGCTTCCACTCGGACGAGCCGGGGGCGTACCTGGCGGGCTTCCCCGATCATCCGCACCGGGGCTTCGAGACGGTGACGGTGATGCTCGAGGGCCGCATGCGGCACCGGGATAGCCGGGGCAACTCGGGGCTCATCCTCGGGGCGGGCTCGCAGTGGATGACGGCGGGGCGCGGCATCATCCACTCGGAGATGCCCGAGCAGGACCGGGGCCTGATGTCCGGCTTCCAGCTCTGGCTCAACCTGCCGGCGAAGGAGAAGCTGTGCCCGCCGTACTACCAGGACCTGGTGCCCGAGCGCCTGAGCGAGGCGAAGCTGTCGGCCGCCGGCAGCCACGTGCGGCTCATCGCGGGCGGAGTGAGCGGGCTGGTGGGCCCCGTGCGCGAGCGCCCGACCGAGCCCATTCTCTTCACGCTGCGCCTGGAGGATGATCAACCGTTCGAAGTGGAGCTGCCGCCCGAGCACACGGCGTTCGCGTTCGTCCACGAGGGCGAGGTGCACCTGGGTCCCGAGGGCAAGCCGAAGACGGTACGCGCGGGACAGCTCGCCCTGCTGGGGTCGGGCAAGCGGCTGCGGCTGCGCGCGACGAATCAGCGCAGCGCGGTGCTCGTCGCCGCGGGCAGGCCCTTGCGCGAGCCCATCGTGCAGCACGGCCCCTTCGTCATGAACACCCGGGAGGAGATCCGCCAGGCCATCGAGGACTACCAGAACGGCGTGTTGGACAAGGCGTGA
- a CDS encoding helicase C-terminal domain-containing protein, which translates to MNGAAELFTRHVFLDLETTGLDPRVDEVIELGALFIENGRITDRYAQFFAASRPLPLTIRRLTGIEDAQLAGQPRLAHKAAELRERLAGWTVVAHNASFEKGFLPDILGPLRAPVLDSCELMHYLHPELSSHSLESLLRWAGKGPRERHRAMTDCEATHAVLVHALEGCVRDGRAEDLADLLETLDPRAALRLAQIEAGEAGDELEGSSDVDAAPLVSLLTGLWTLCRSRPAALKLSGSGFLPGRPERQRANGSKPPDEPPGEDTPVQPVRPEEVTALLGPDGALQHTQEGFAVRPAQLEMAQAVARTLSEGGQLAVEAGTGTGKSLAYLTPAALFTVRNGRKVGVAPHTKTLQDQLIEKDLPRLHRATGGAFSYALLKGQTNYLCRRRALDITRVEPGMGHAARAPRAYLRALLRRGPDGDLDRLSHWFRDRFPVLLALAPAVRSEAATTLGERCPHYHRCYYHSAVAQAREADVLVINQSLAFAWPARYPKLDHLVLDEAHEVEDVATTALSSELSDMAFIRLAERLHGRDGRRGLFAELRRALFASRRGEARTLMSEIESALTAVGTAVRRLGESVMHLCEPAAASASEADDESSYAPELRITPEVRSSAPWMPVREGLLEVRECLQALHKRLTVGVAEVLPDLGVKMPPLERELAGGVAEVQELATLTSELSDDPAEGRCYAATAVPRKQRWTLIAQPVNVAAYVSRDFAQHKRALVLTSATLSTGTERMPYVLGRLGLDGRNEGISAPRMMRAPTPFDLRTQALVVLVTDAPRAHEPAFIEWAAMRMSGMAKVMGGRVLGLFASTRRMERVADELRLKLEPQGIEVMRQSRGHGRSLAARQEKDTGTVLLGTKSFWQGVDIPGRGVGCVFIDKLPLEPASRPLVASREETLARGRNTHLGFLSYRLPRALLQLRQGVGRLIRSHGDRGVVIIADPGHPSYRQALLDALAGYRVVMLPWSEARVRLFSAMDAMGLIRGP; encoded by the coding sequence ATGAACGGCGCGGCGGAACTCTTCACCCGGCACGTGTTCCTGGACCTCGAGACCACGGGATTGGATCCCCGCGTCGATGAGGTCATCGAACTCGGGGCCCTCTTCATCGAGAACGGCCGGATCACCGACCGCTACGCCCAGTTCTTCGCCGCCTCGCGTCCCCTGCCCCTCACCATCCGTCGGCTCACCGGCATCGAGGACGCACAGCTCGCCGGGCAACCCCGCCTCGCCCACAAGGCCGCCGAGCTGCGCGAGCGGCTCGCGGGCTGGACGGTGGTCGCCCACAACGCCTCCTTCGAGAAGGGCTTCCTCCCGGACATCCTCGGCCCCCTGCGCGCCCCGGTGCTCGACTCGTGCGAGCTCATGCACTACCTGCACCCGGAGCTGTCCAGCCATTCGCTGGAGTCGCTGCTGCGCTGGGCCGGCAAGGGCCCTCGCGAGCGGCATCGCGCCATGACGGACTGCGAGGCCACCCACGCCGTGCTCGTCCATGCCCTGGAGGGCTGCGTGCGCGACGGGCGCGCCGAGGATCTCGCCGATCTGCTGGAGACGCTCGATCCCCGCGCCGCGCTGCGGCTGGCGCAGATCGAGGCGGGCGAGGCGGGCGACGAGCTGGAAGGCTCGAGCGACGTGGACGCCGCTCCGCTCGTGTCGCTGCTCACCGGACTGTGGACGCTGTGCCGCTCGCGTCCCGCCGCCCTGAAGCTCTCGGGCTCGGGATTCCTGCCCGGACGGCCCGAACGCCAGCGCGCCAATGGCTCCAAGCCCCCGGACGAGCCCCCCGGCGAGGACACCCCCGTGCAGCCCGTACGCCCCGAGGAGGTGACGGCCCTGCTCGGCCCCGACGGCGCCCTGCAACACACGCAGGAGGGCTTCGCGGTGCGCCCCGCCCAACTGGAGATGGCCCAGGCCGTGGCGCGCACCCTGTCCGAGGGCGGGCAGCTCGCGGTGGAGGCCGGCACCGGCACCGGCAAGTCGCTCGCGTACCTGACGCCCGCCGCCCTCTTCACCGTGCGCAACGGCCGCAAGGTGGGCGTGGCGCCTCATACCAAGACGCTCCAGGATCAGCTCATCGAGAAGGACCTGCCCCGGCTGCACCGCGCCACCGGGGGCGCCTTCTCCTACGCGCTGCTCAAGGGCCAGACGAACTACCTCTGCCGCCGCCGCGCGCTCGACATCACCCGCGTGGAGCCCGGCATGGGCCACGCCGCGCGCGCGCCCCGTGCCTACCTGCGCGCCCTCCTGCGCCGCGGCCCCGACGGAGACCTGGACCGGCTCAGCCATTGGTTCCGAGATCGCTTCCCCGTGCTGCTCGCGCTCGCCCCGGCGGTGCGCTCGGAGGCGGCCACCACGCTCGGCGAGCGCTGCCCGCACTACCACCGCTGCTACTACCACTCGGCCGTGGCCCAGGCGCGCGAGGCGGACGTGCTCGTCATCAACCAGTCGCTCGCCTTCGCCTGGCCCGCGCGCTACCCGAAGTTGGATCACCTGGTGCTCGACGAGGCGCACGAGGTGGAGGACGTCGCCACCACCGCGCTCTCCTCGGAGCTGTCGGACATGGCCTTCATCCGGCTCGCCGAGCGGCTGCACGGACGCGACGGTCGGCGCGGCCTCTTCGCCGAGCTGCGGCGCGCCCTCTTCGCCTCCCGGCGCGGGGAGGCCCGCACGCTGATGAGCGAGATCGAAAGCGCCCTGACCGCGGTGGGCACGGCCGTACGCCGGCTCGGCGAGAGCGTGATGCACCTGTGCGAGCCGGCCGCCGCGAGCGCCTCCGAGGCCGACGACGAGTCCTCCTATGCCCCGGAGCTGCGCATCACCCCCGAGGTGCGCTCGAGCGCGCCCTGGATGCCCGTGCGCGAGGGACTGCTCGAGGTGCGCGAATGCCTTCAGGCGCTGCACAAGCGGCTCACGGTGGGCGTGGCGGAGGTGCTGCCGGACCTGGGCGTGAAGATGCCGCCGCTGGAGCGAGAGCTCGCGGGAGGAGTGGCGGAGGTGCAGGAGTTGGCCACGCTGACCTCGGAGCTGTCCGACGATCCCGCCGAGGGCCGGTGCTACGCGGCCACGGCGGTGCCCCGCAAGCAACGCTGGACGCTCATCGCCCAGCCGGTGAACGTGGCGGCCTACGTGTCGCGGGACTTCGCGCAGCACAAGCGGGCGCTCGTGCTCACCTCGGCCACGCTGAGCACGGGCACCGAGCGCATGCCCTATGTGCTCGGGCGGCTGGGGCTGGACGGACGCAACGAGGGAATCTCCGCCCCCCGGATGATGCGCGCGCCCACGCCCTTCGATCTGCGCACGCAGGCGCTGGTGGTGCTGGTGACGGACGCGCCGCGCGCGCACGAGCCGGCGTTCATCGAGTGGGCGGCGATGCGCATGTCCGGCATGGCCAAGGTGATGGGCGGACGGGTGCTGGGCCTGTTCGCCTCCACGCGGCGCATGGAGCGCGTGGCGGATGAGCTGCGCCTGAAGCTGGAGCCCCAGGGCATCGAGGTGATGCGGCAGTCGCGCGGGCACGGACGCTCGCTCGCGGCCCGGCAGGAGAAGGACACCGGCACGGTGCTGCTCGGGACCAAGAGCTTCTGGCAGGGCGTGGACATCCCCGGCCGGGGCGTGGGCTGCGTCTTCATCGACAAGCTGCCCCTGGAGCCCGCCAGCCGCCCGCTCGTGGCCTCGCGCGAGGAGACGCTCGCCCGGGGACGCAACACGCACCTGGGCTTCCTCTCCTACCGCCTGCCCCGGGCGCTCCTGCAACTGCGCCAGGGCGTGGGCCGGCTCATCCGCTCGCATGGGGACCGGGGCGTGGTCATCATCGCCGACCCGGGTCACCCCAGCTACCGCCAGGCCCTGCTCGACGCGCTCGCGGGCTATCGCGTGGTGATGCTCCCCTGGAGCGAGGCCCGCGTGCGCCTGTTCTCCGCCATGGACGCGATGGGACTCATCCGCGGGCCGTGA
- a CDS encoding cupredoxin domain-containing protein translates to MPFFSKIIKPLLALALSAAVLGAEQGCTKASAPSASAAPEAKPGEPRTIALTITEKGYEPSPITLQQGQPVKLVLTRTTEHTCATEIVLDEYNINTPVPLNQPVEVAFTPTKTGKLVYGCAMGKMISGVFMVE, encoded by the coding sequence ATGCCGTTCTTCTCGAAAATCATCAAGCCCCTGCTCGCGCTCGCCCTGTCCGCGGCGGTCCTCGGCGCCGAGCAGGGCTGTACGAAGGCCAGCGCGCCCTCCGCGTCCGCCGCGCCGGAGGCGAAGCCGGGTGAGCCGCGCACCATCGCCCTCACCATCACCGAGAAGGGCTACGAGCCCAGCCCCATCACCCTCCAGCAGGGCCAGCCGGTGAAGCTCGTGCTCACGCGCACCACGGAGCACACCTGCGCGACGGAGATCGTCCTCGACGAGTACAACATCAACACGCCCGTGCCCCTCAACCAGCCGGTGGAGGTGGCCTTCACCCCCACGAAGACGGGCAAGCTCGTCTATGGCTGCGCGATGGGGAAGATGATCAGCGGCGTGTTCATGGTGGAGTGA